In Anopheles gambiae chromosome 2, idAnoGambNW_F1_1, whole genome shotgun sequence, a single window of DNA contains:
- the LOC4577333 gene encoding uncharacterized protein LOC4577333, giving the protein MPSASKDKIFGPWNRSESTGNVVYLSNNNTADNLAKMFSRTAPSSPRWTPYGSRHNSPPMPSSPLSSSPPSTLRRNYSSTFTLIPEDRELETVAPSAPPSTAASTAKAPASQQRVSSGRILLRLVLWWPLLLIAVAQRLLGCCMALAWKPFLLAAPAFWLSACLWMFWKLIALPLAGLKWALVALHTPAHERNRRKRTILISCGSTIQTLHLARNFYKSGARVVVFEFEGLFALARFSTAVSKFYAIQRPTPETVGEYIAALCEIVEKEQPTHYIPVCATSPAHYDALAKPHLELRGCSSFIPGAQETSVLDDILQVMRKCEANEIQLPPHQIVSSKEELARLYDGGWLAGFRNVMVASGALGLLERSKYVLPANRRDLRLNYEVSEAQKWVVIRDVIGSHYVTCTTVKDSAVIANVTCAIQADTRSLVPEENAAIDRWLQEFFRRIRLQRPINGHISFRLVKCQCSGQILPLGIRVGVSLPYICYTGVHSRVLCKPCPHFSRQNSGPLVQEGGRYWIHETVLNALRRPSVDAVQHLIGTVIDQREALFVYWDPLPYCAYYHFQLPFNSVKRFLHKRQASRTSVPAMAAPVQ; this is encoded by the coding sequence ATGCCCTCCGCAAGCAAGGACAAAATCTTCGGCCCGTGGAACCGCAGCGAAAGTACGGGCAACGTCGTGTACCTCTCGAACAACAACACGGCCGACAATTTGGCGAAAATGTTTTCCCGCACGGCTCCATCGAGTCCGCGATGGACACCGTACGGCTCGCGGCACAATTCGCCCCCGATGCCGAGCTCGCCGCTGTCCTCCTCGCCGCCGTCGACGCTGCGTCGCAACTACTCCAGCACCTTCACGCTCATCCCCGAGGATCGCGAGCTGGAGACTGTGGCGCCGTCCGCACCGCCATCAACGGCTGCATCCACGGCAAAAGCCCCGGCATCCCAGCAGCGCGTGTCGAGCGGGCGCATTCTGCTGCGGCTGGTGCTGTGGTGGCCGCTGCTCCTAATTGCCGTCGCCCAGCGGCTGCTCGGCTGCTGCATGGCGCTGGCCTGGAAGCCGTTCCTGCTGGCGGCACCGGCCTTCTGGCTGTCCGCCTGCCTGTGGATGTTCTGGAAGCTGATAGCGCTGCCGCTGGCCGGCCTGAAGTGGGCCCTGGTAGCGCTGCACACGCCCGCCCACGAGCGCAACCGCCGCAAGCGAACGATCCTGATCAGCTGCGGCAGCACGATCCAGACGCTGCATCTCGCGCGCAACTTCTACAAGTCCGGTGCGCGCGTCGTCGTGTTCGAGTTCGAGGGACTGTTCGCGCTCGCCCGCTTCTCGACCGCCGTCAGCAAGTTCTACGCGATCCAGCGCCCCACGCCCGAGACGGTCGGCGAGTACATAGCGGCCCTGTGCGAGATCGTGGAGAAGGAGCAGCCGACCCACTACATACCGGTGTGCGCCACGAGCCCGGCGCACTACGATGCCCTCGCCAAGCCGCACCTGGAGCTGCGCGGTTGCTCCAGCTTCATCCCGGGCGCGCAGGAAACGTCCGTGCTGGACGACATCCTGCAGGTGATGCGCAAATGCGAAGCGAACGAGATACAGCTCCCACCGCACCAGATCGTGTCGTCCAAGGAGGAATTGGCCCGCCTGTACGACGGCGGCTGGCTGGCCGGGTTCCGCAACGTTATGGTCGCTTCCGGGGCGCTCGGGCTGCTCGAGCGCAGCAAGTACGTCCTGCCGGCCAATCGGCGCGATCTGCGCCTCAACTACGAGGTGAGCGAGGCGCAAAAGTGGGTCGTCATACGGGACGTGATCGGGTCGCACTACGTCACCTGCACCACGGTGAAGGATTCGGCCGTGATCGCGAACGTGACGTGCGCAATCCAGGCGGACACGCGCAGCCTGGTGCCGGAGGAGAACGCCGCGATCGACCGGTGGCTGCAGGAGTTTTTCCGCCGCATACGGCTCCAGCGCCCGATCAACGGACACATCAGCTTCCGGCTGGTCAAGTGCCAGTGCAGCGGGCAGATACTGCCCCTCGGCATACGGGTCGGCGTGTCGCTGCCGTACATCTGCTACACCGGCGTGCACTCGCGCGTGCTCTGCAAGCCCTGCCCGCACTTTAGCCGGCAAAACTCGGGCCCGCTGGTGCAGGAGGGCGGCCGCTACTGGATCCACGAGACGGTGCTGAACGCGCTGCGAAGGCCGAGCGTGGACGCGGTCCAGCATCTGATCGGCACGGTGATCGACCAGCGGGAGGCCCTGTTCGTCTACTGGGATCCGCTGCCGTACTGTGCGTACTATCACTTCCAGCTGCCGTTCAACTCCGTCAAGCGCTTTCTGCACAAACGGCAAGCCTCACGCACCTCCGTACCTGCGATGGCCGCACCGGTCCAGTGA
- the LOC11175671 gene encoding zinc finger protein 235: protein MDLTIYNDVPSDTPGTYCRFCFRETSLVPIFHPTTSEPLNMELITVIVDCIGVLLKPEMDFPSAACQGCLQLMQEFHHFRRRAREYDKIIRSKILPRIEPEVIIVKQEASELENAYDDHEQADKESSSSSTLTADESRDASIDVLEQLQQLHQQHQLHQQQQQQQQQLFLQQHQLQQLHQQPLQHEPTEEQQEPKFSMSAIFSAQANALAAVAAAAAAVTPIRAQTRSQSKRQSGSMAPALEDNRCMVCGEKFQSRDVWVAHLAVHTVERPFQCHICLAQFKTKYVQQNHIRTVHENVRSYRCPICTEPSRMFKSKRTLEDHMRYHTGERPFVCCICKITFSSGSVHRNHMYRVHREMRKKDRRCNYCGKVFDRILDLKRHQTSYCEKIVGQEMADRL, encoded by the exons ATGGATTTAACAATCTACAACGATGT TCCGAGTGATACGCCTGGCACATATTGCCGATTCTGCTTTCGCGAAACCAGCCTGGTGCCGATCTTTCATCCTACCACCAGCGAACCGTTGAACATGGAGTTGATAACGGTAATCGTGGACTGTATCGGTGTGTTGCTGAAGCCCGAAATGGATTTCCCCTCCGCCGCCTGTCAGGGCTGCCTGCAGCTGATGCAGGAGTTTCACCACTTTCGAAGGCGTGCCCGGGAGTACGACAAAATCATACGCTCAAAGATTTTGCCGCGCATAGAGCCGGAAGTCATCATAGTGAAGCAGGAAGCGTCCGAACTGGAAAATGCGTACGACGATCACGAACAGGCAGACaaggaaagcagcagcagcagtacactGACAGCTGACGAATCTCGGGACGCCTCCATCGATGTGCTTgaacagctgcagcagctacaccagcagcaccagttgcatcagcagcagcaacagcaacagcagcagctatttctgcagcagcaccagttgcAACAGCTTCATCAGCAACCGTTGCAGCACGAACCAACCGAGGAGCAGCAGGAACCAAAGTTTAGCATGAGTGCCATCTTCAGCGCACAAGCGAACGCGCTGGCAGCggtcgctgccgccgccgccgccgtcacACCGATACGCGCCCAAACGCGCAGCCAATCGAAGCGGCAGTCCGGCTCGATGGCCCCGGCCCTCGAGGACAATCGGTGCATGGTGTGCGGGGAAAAGTTTCAGTCGCGCGACGTCTGGGTCGCCCATCTGGCGGTGCACACGGTCGAGCGGCCGTTTCAGTGCCACATCTGTTTGGCGCAGTTCAAAACCAAATACGTACAGCAGAACCACATCCGGACGGTGCACGAAAACGTGCGCAGCTACCGGTGCCCGATCTGTACCGAGCCGAGCCGCATGTTCAAGAGCAAGCGCACGCTCGAGGATCACATGCGCTATCACACGGGCGAGCGGCCGTTCGTGTGCTGCATTTGTAAGATAACGTTCTCCTCCGGCAGCGTGCACCGCAACCACATGTACCGGGTGCACCGGGAGATGCGCAAAAAGGATCGGCGGTGCAACTACTGTGGGAAGGTGTTTGATCGGATTCTCGATCTGAAACGCCACCAGACGAGCTACTGCGAGAAGATTGTCGGCCAAGAGATGGCCGACCGATTATAG
- the LOC1272824 gene encoding glutamyl-tRNA(Gln) amidotransferase subunit B, mitochondrial, with the protein MALSNRLLFRYFSAAKHPKNNARTKWKSVVGLEVHAQLETKSKLFSGARATFGAAPNSCVALFDASIPGTLPVLNKGAVELGVKTALALGCNVSAVSMFDRKHYFYADLPNGYQITQQRAPLARGGNLSFPVFVPGVTKTPYYKTARLHQLQLEQDSGKSLHDPYERKSLVDLNRAGVPLMELVFEPDLETGEEAAALVKELILILTRLQSCSCKMEEGALRVDANISVHLEGTPLGTRTEVKNIGSVRAVAQAVDYEIQRQIAVLDEGGTIHNETRAWDSTARKTVAMRDKEVVQDYRFMPEPNLPPLHLKLSEDSAESPDADAVGLIDVPKLHQTLPELPEQTRQTIIQRHQLTSTIAITLVNDVTLYEHFRSIIDESATRSPKLVANFLINELLTMLNRNKLEPADARLTTSQLATIVDMLQENQLNIHYARRVLQELLDQRDRAEGSAPSSSCPREIVTANNWFLITDESDIRRYCEGVIERSPKLVDKYRKGKEKMLYALAGEVAKASEEKVDMARAVEMLKEMLK; encoded by the exons ATGGCGTTATCCAACCGGCTGCTGTTCCGATATTTCTCTGCCGCAAAACATCCAAAAAACAATGCAAG GACAAAATGGAAAAGCGTCGTCGGACTCGAGGTACACGCACAGCTGGAGACCAAATCGAAACTATTTTCCGGGGCTCGGGCTACCTTTGGAGCTGCCCCGAATTCGTGTGTTGCTTTGTTCGACGCGTCAATTCCCGGAACATTGCCCGTGCTGAACAAAGGTGCCGTAGAGCTGGGTGTGAAAACAGCACTCGCACTAGGATGCAACGTGAGCGCAGTATCGATGTTTGACCGCAAACACTACTTTTATGCTGATTTGCCAAACGGATATCAGATCACGCAGCAGCGAGCTCCATTGGCACGGGGCGGAAACCTATCGTTTCCGGTGTTTGTTCCCGGAGTGACCAAGACGCCTTACTACAAAACGGCAAGGCTTCATCAGCTGCAGCTCGAGCAAGACAGTGGAAAATCGCTGCACGATCCGTACGAGCGCAAAAGCTTGGTGGATTTGAATCGTGCTGGTGTGCCATTGATGGAGTTGGTGTTTGAACCGGACCTGGAAACTGGCGAGGAAGCGGCGGCGCTGGTGAAGGAATTGATCCTGATTTTGACGAGGTTGCAGAGCTGCTCTTGCAAGATGGAAG AGGGTGCATTACGAGTGGACGCTAACATATCGGTACATTTGGAGGGTACACCGCTTGGCACGCGAACGGAGGTGAAAAACATTGGCTCGGTGCGAGCCGTCGCTCAGGCCGTCGATTACGAAATACAGCGTCAAATCGCCGTTCTGGACGAGGGTGGAACGATACACAACGAAACTCGTGCCTGGGACTCGACGGCTAGGAAAACGGTCGCCATGCGAGACAAGGAAGTGGTGCAGGATTATCGTTTTATGCCGGAACCGAACCTTCCGCCGTTGCATTTAAAACTAAGTGAAGATTCGGCGGAATCGCCTGACGCAGACGCCGTTGGTTTGATAGACGTGCCGAAGCTACACCAGACACTGCCGGAGCTGCCGGAGCAAACACGCCAAACGATTATACAGCGCCACCAGCTGACCAGTACGATCGCAATAACGCTGGTG AACGACGTCACACTATACGAACACTTCCGTTCCATCATCGACGAGTCGGCGACTCGATCCCCAAAGCTGGTGGCAAACTTTCTCATCAATGAGCTGCTTACGATGCTAAACCGTAACAAGCTAGAGCCGGCCGATGCGCGCCTAACTACTAGCCAGCTCGCCACCATTGTGGATATGTTGCAGGAAAACCAGCTCAACATTCACTATGCTCGGCGTGTGCTGCAGGAGCTGCTGGATCAACGGGATAGGGCTGAAGGAagtgcaccatcatcatcgtgcccACGGGAAATCGTTACCGCTAACAATTGGTTCCTTATTACGGATGAATCGGACATCAGACGGTACTGTGAAGGCGTTATTGAGCGCAGTCCCAAGCTGGTGGATAAGTATCGCAAAGGCAAGGAGAAAATGCTGTACGCGTTGGCGGGTGAGGTGGCAAAGGCTAGTGAGGAGAAGGTTGACATGGCGAGAGCGGTGGAGATGTTGAAGGAGATGTTAAAGTAA